From Pseudoalteromonas sp. DL-6, one genomic window encodes:
- a CDS encoding GGDEF domain-containing protein — protein MLHLPTLISLCFILNLFIAVFFFSVYRYKKQPCYFYFASACCSFITAIALIGLRDFIDFPLLTHFFAYVFIILSPLLVILGLIPQSQAPAIKVTPLYYACAMCCTLLLAVYLIDAGQIITSIITAVLFSYAAYLMIKTPSVAVVQQRLLIACFALHSVVMLLQVVLLVLLYSSKISQASLASGLQLLLVTHLFLTTASALILPFIKFANAESRLINLANHDPLTQLLNRRGFFRLCKKITKTAPLNSRVSLIMLDIDLFKQVNDQYGHETGDEAIKWIAQHINELFFELGVTARIGGEEFAIFLNQQNLAQARQLAQKLCSSINEYPFYFNGHSIALSVSAGVSSMLVRELDMQALLLQADKRLYLAKETGRNKVVTHDEKSLLAKAPSAII, from the coding sequence ATGCTTCATTTACCTACATTAATTAGCCTCTGTTTTATTCTTAACTTATTTATTGCGGTGTTCTTTTTTTCTGTTTATAGATACAAAAAGCAACCTTGCTATTTTTATTTTGCTTCTGCCTGTTGCTCATTTATTACCGCTATTGCATTAATAGGTTTAAGAGACTTTATTGACTTCCCCCTGTTAACCCACTTTTTTGCTTACGTTTTTATTATTTTAAGCCCATTACTGGTTATTTTAGGGTTAATACCACAAAGCCAAGCGCCCGCGATAAAAGTAACGCCTTTATACTATGCCTGCGCCATGTGCTGTACGCTTTTACTTGCAGTGTACCTTATTGATGCAGGGCAAATTATTACCAGTATTATTACTGCTGTGTTATTTAGTTACGCTGCGTATTTAATGATTAAAACCCCAAGTGTTGCTGTAGTACAACAACGCTTACTCATAGCCTGTTTTGCACTTCACAGTGTGGTAATGCTGTTGCAAGTTGTACTTCTTGTTTTGCTCTACTCAAGCAAAATCAGTCAAGCCAGCCTAGCGTCAGGTTTACAGCTGTTATTAGTAACGCATTTATTTTTAACCACCGCCAGTGCGCTAATTTTGCCGTTTATTAAGTTTGCTAATGCTGAATCTAGACTAATTAATCTAGCGAATCACGACCCGTTAACACAGCTTTTAAATAGGCGTGGATTTTTTCGTTTATGTAAAAAAATTACTAAAACCGCGCCTCTTAACAGCAGAGTGTCGTTGATCATGCTCGATATTGACCTATTTAAACAAGTGAACGACCAATACGGCCATGAAACCGGCGATGAAGCGATAAAGTGGATTGCACAACATATTAACGAATTGTTTTTTGAGCTTGGTGTTACTGCTCGTATTGGCGGCGAAGAGTTTGCTATTTTTCTTAATCAACAAAACTTAGCGCAAGCTAGGCAGTTAGCTCAAAAGCTTTGCAGTAGTATTAATGAATACCCGTTTTATTTTAATGGCCACAGCATTGCACTGTCTGTAAGTGCTGGGGTAAGTAGCATGTTAGTGCGCGAGCTAGATATGCAAGCCCTGTTGTTACAAGCCGACAAACGACTTTATCTTGCTAAAGAAACAGGCCGAAATAAAGTGGTCACCCATGATGAAAAAAGCCTATTAGCAAAAGCCCCCTCTGCCATCATTTAG
- a CDS encoding DUF2987 domain-containing protein yields MNKMVLKLVTASFLAVAASSAVAKEFVMSYDGFYDRLKVVNKGDFQYARVNFYISDIGTNEVCSIKSGTILTEKNEYPLNYTDKAQLLLPFDKQLDTDKAVIVVQPQNPVHDCQLKLQIEANELEGLALSKQSLLVINNELEELLTDLSGFFVSKLMWFLLPEQKGVVVTFKTPKQFDDERITCEKSVCYFEVTDSWEDNTTVLADINEVVKVTPWISK; encoded by the coding sequence ATGAATAAAATGGTATTAAAATTAGTGACAGCCAGCTTTTTAGCAGTAGCGGCTAGTAGTGCGGTTGCTAAAGAATTTGTGATGTCGTATGACGGTTTTTATGACCGTTTAAAAGTGGTGAACAAAGGGGACTTTCAGTACGCCCGAGTAAACTTTTACATTAGCGATATTGGTACTAACGAAGTATGTAGTATTAAAAGCGGTACTATTTTAACTGAAAAGAATGAGTACCCGCTTAATTATACCGACAAAGCACAATTGCTATTACCGTTCGATAAACAGCTAGATACCGATAAAGCCGTGATTGTGGTTCAGCCACAAAATCCGGTTCACGATTGTCAGTTAAAGTTACAAATAGAAGCTAACGAGCTTGAGGGTCTAGCGTTATCAAAGCAATCGTTATTAGTTATTAATAATGAGCTTGAAGAGCTATTAACAGACCTATCTGGCTTTTTTGTTAGCAAACTAATGTGGTTTTTATTGCCTGAACAAAAAGGCGTGGTTGTTACCTTTAAAACCCCAAAGCAATTTGATGATGAGCGTATAACGTGCGAAAAGTCAGTGTGCTATTTTGAAGTAACCGATAGCTGGGAAGATAACACAACCGTATTAGCTGATATTAACGAGGTTGTTAAAGTAACGCCTTGGATCAGTAAGTAA